From a single Cupriavidus taiwanensis LMG 19424 genomic region:
- a CDS encoding LysR family transcriptional regulator has product MRGFDTDQLRTFVTVADSGSLSAAAPRLFLSQSSVSEQLRKLEERAGVPLLTRGRHGAQPTPAGQRLLEHARRILALHELALQELRGHALEGELRLAVTDYFRPAEIAGMLRRLRERYPYLRLHVTVMKSAAIDAAAGRDTFDIGLSMRLPGTRGAAARGTVLRREPLAWVAAPAEADTLPATLPLVLLPDTCSLHQYVVQRLLRKRVPFEIAHSASGVAGLHLALAAGLGLSCLNASAIGPGVAPLDGATVARLGLPRLPEAEFFLLPARRGESAFIAQARDALAAQLA; this is encoded by the coding sequence ATGCGTGGATTCGACACCGACCAGTTGCGCACCTTCGTGACGGTTGCCGACAGCGGCAGCCTGTCGGCCGCGGCACCCCGGCTGTTCCTGTCGCAGTCGTCGGTCAGCGAGCAGCTGCGCAAGCTGGAAGAACGCGCCGGGGTGCCGCTGCTGACACGCGGCCGCCACGGCGCGCAGCCGACGCCGGCCGGTCAGCGGCTGCTGGAGCACGCGCGGCGCATCCTGGCGCTGCATGAACTGGCGCTGCAGGAGCTGCGCGGCCACGCGCTGGAAGGCGAGCTGCGCCTGGCGGTGACGGACTATTTCCGCCCCGCCGAGATCGCCGGCATGCTGCGGCGCCTGCGCGAGCGCTATCCGTACCTGCGCCTGCATGTGACGGTGATGAAGAGCGCGGCGATCGATGCCGCCGCCGGGCGCGACACCTTCGATATCGGGCTGAGCATGCGGCTGCCCGGCACGCGCGGCGCGGCCGCGCGCGGCACGGTGCTGCGACGCGAGCCGCTCGCCTGGGTAGCCGCGCCCGCCGAGGCCGACACGCTCCCCGCGACGCTGCCGCTGGTGCTGTTGCCAGACACCTGCTCGCTGCACCAGTACGTGGTGCAGCGGCTGCTGCGCAAGCGGGTGCCGTTCGAGATTGCCCATTCCGCGTCAGGCGTCGCAGGACTGCATCTCGCGCTGGCTGCCGGACTGGGCTTGTCATGCCTGAACGCTTCGGCGATCGGCCCTGGCGTAGCGCCGCTGGACGGTGCCACCGTCGCGCGGCTGGGGCTGCCGCGGCTGCCGGAGGCGGAGTTCTTCCTGCTGCCCGCGCGCCGGGGCGAGTCGGCATTCATTGCGCAAGCGCGTGATGCGCTGGCGGCGCAACTGGCCTAG
- a CDS encoding tautomerase family protein: MPHIVLHLAGQPDADLTRRSARAIADLTERVLGKQRDVIAVTVQYIPHDSWIIADAPLSEQGRNAFHLDISVTDETNTKAEKAQFIAAVFEAMSGLLGNLHPVSYVHVIDARAAAYGYGGRTQEYRHQHR, from the coding sequence ATGCCCCACATCGTCCTGCACCTGGCCGGCCAGCCCGATGCCGACCTCACCCGCCGCAGCGCCAGGGCCATCGCCGACCTGACCGAGCGCGTGCTCGGCAAGCAGCGCGACGTCATCGCCGTCACGGTCCAGTACATCCCGCACGACAGCTGGATCATCGCCGACGCGCCGCTGTCCGAGCAGGGCCGCAATGCCTTCCACCTGGACATCAGCGTGACCGATGAAACCAACACCAAGGCGGAGAAGGCGCAGTTCATCGCAGCCGTGTTCGAGGCCATGTCCGGGCTGCTGGGCAACCTGCATCCCGTCTCCTACGTCCACGTGATCGACGCGCGCGCCGCGGCGTACGGCTACGGCGGGCGCACGCAGGAGTATCGCCACCAGCACCGGTGA
- a CDS encoding GntP family permease, producing the protein MSFLIVLAALAFLMFAAYRGYSVILFAPIAALAAVLMTDPSAVAPVFTGIFMEKMVGFVKLYFPVFLLGAVFGKVVELSGFSESIVAAAIRYIGRTRANAVIVTVCALLTYGGVSLFVVVFAVYPFAAELYRQSNIPKRLMPGAIALGAFSFTMDSLPGTPQIQNIIPTNFFNTTSWAAPVLGVAGSLFILVVGLSYLEWRRRAAAARGEGYGTNLRNEPERSQAGKLPHPLLALLPLVVVGVANFWLTRMIPLWYGESNSVALPGLAKPVETKIASVTAIWAVEGALLLGIAVVLVTAFGALRERFAEGTKGAVGGALLASMNTASEYGFGGVIAALPGFLVVSDALRAIPNPLVNAAVSVSTLAGITGSASGGMSIALAAMSQSFIAGAQAMQIPLEVLHRVVSMASGGMDTLPHNGAVITLLAVTGLTHRESYRDIFAVTLIKTAAVFFVIALYFLTGLV; encoded by the coding sequence ATGTCTTTCCTGATCGTACTGGCTGCCCTTGCCTTTCTGATGTTCGCCGCCTACCGCGGCTACAGCGTGATCCTGTTCGCACCGATCGCCGCGCTGGCCGCGGTGCTGATGACCGACCCGTCGGCGGTGGCGCCGGTGTTCACCGGCATCTTCATGGAGAAGATGGTCGGCTTCGTGAAGCTGTATTTCCCTGTCTTCTTATTAGGCGCGGTGTTCGGCAAGGTGGTCGAGCTGTCTGGCTTTTCCGAATCCATCGTCGCGGCGGCGATTCGCTATATCGGACGAACGCGCGCCAATGCGGTGATCGTCACGGTGTGCGCGCTGCTGACCTACGGCGGCGTGTCGCTGTTCGTGGTGGTGTTTGCGGTCTACCCGTTTGCCGCCGAGCTGTATCGCCAGAGCAACATCCCGAAGCGGCTGATGCCGGGCGCGATCGCGCTGGGCGCGTTTTCGTTCACCATGGATTCGCTGCCGGGCACCCCGCAGATCCAGAACATCATCCCCACCAACTTCTTCAACACCACCTCGTGGGCCGCGCCGGTGCTGGGCGTGGCCGGGTCGCTGTTTATCCTGGTGGTAGGCCTGAGCTACCTGGAATGGCGTCGCCGCGCCGCGGCCGCGCGCGGCGAAGGCTATGGCACCAACCTGCGCAACGAGCCGGAGCGCAGCCAGGCCGGCAAGCTGCCGCACCCGCTGCTGGCACTGCTGCCGCTGGTGGTGGTGGGCGTGGCCAACTTCTGGCTGACGCGGATGATCCCGCTGTGGTACGGCGAATCCAACAGCGTGGCGCTGCCCGGACTGGCCAAACCGGTCGAAACCAAGATTGCCAGCGTTACCGCGATCTGGGCCGTGGAAGGCGCGCTGCTGCTGGGCATCGCCGTGGTGCTGGTCACCGCCTTCGGCGCCCTGCGCGAACGCTTTGCCGAGGGCACCAAGGGCGCGGTCGGCGGGGCGCTGCTGGCATCGATGAACACCGCGTCGGAATACGGTTTCGGCGGCGTCATCGCCGCGCTGCCGGGCTTCCTGGTGGTCAGCGACGCACTGCGCGCCATCCCCAACCCGCTGGTCAATGCCGCGGTGTCGGTCAGCACGCTGGCCGGCATCACGGGCTCGGCCTCGGGCGGCATGAGCATTGCGTTGGCGGCGATGTCGCAAAGCTTCATCGCCGGCGCACAGGCCATGCAGATCCCGCTGGAAGTGCTGCACCGCGTGGTGTCGATGGCCAGCGGCGGCATGGACACCCTGCCGCACAACGGCGCCGTGATCACGCTGCTGGCCGTGACCGGCCTGACCCATCGCGAGTCCTACCGCGATATCTTCGCGGTCACGCTGATCAAGACCGCCGCGGTGTTCTTCGTCATCGCGCTGTATTTTCTGACCGGACTGGTTTGA